The sequence below is a genomic window from Gossypium hirsutum isolate 1008001.06 chromosome A11, Gossypium_hirsutum_v2.1, whole genome shotgun sequence.
CATGAACCTTCACATGAGAAATGTCACGACACAAAGATGCCTTGattttaagaactaaattgccAATAAATAACACCTTTTGATGCCCTCCTTGCTTAACCTTTTCCTTGTTCCATTCATGGCTTCTTCTTCCCTTTATTTTCTTCTCATATTCCTTTCCATTTCTTCTTTCACCCTTTTATCACAATCCCAAACAAGTTCCAAGCTAAACAAGCTTGTTTTGCCAATTCACCAAGATAACAAGACCAATCTCTATGTTGCCAACATTTATAAAAGAACTCCATTATTGCAAATCCCATTTGTTGTGGACTTGAATGGGAGGTTATTATGGGTTACTTGCGAACAAAACTACCTTTCTTCGACCTACCGTGCCCCTCGATGCTATTCGACTCAATGTGCTAGAGCCAACACACACTATTGCCACACTTGCTTCTCCAAGGCCAGACCGGGGTGCCACAACAACACATGTGGGCTCATGTCGGTGAACCCTGTGACGGGCTTAACTGCCATGAGCGAGCTTGCACAAGATGTTCTGTCAATCTATTCCACTCAAGGGTCTAACCCTGGTCCCCTTGTTAAGATACCTCGGTTCTTGTTCACTTGTGCACCTTCCCTTTTGCTGCAACCAGTGTTACCAGGGAATGTTCAAGGGATAGCTGGATTAGGGCATTCCCCTATTTCTCTACCCACTCAACTTGCCTCACACTTTGGATATGCTGGCTTTGCCCCAACATTTGCCTTATGTCTAGCTCCAAATGGGGTCATTTTCTTTGGGGATAGCCCTTATTATATGCTTCCTGGTATTGATATTTCACTCCCTTTAGGCTACACTCCATTGATCATTAGTCCACTAGGAGAGTACTACATAGAAGTGAAATCaatcaaaataaataacaagGATGTTCCATTAAACACAACTCTGTTATCAATCGATAGACGAGGCATTGGAGGTACAAAGCTCAGCACAATAAATCCTTACACCATTCTCGAACACTCGATCTTCAAATCTGTCACTGAATTTTTCACTAAAGAGCTCTCTGGTATTCCCCTTGTAAAGCCAGTGGAACCGTTTGAGGTTTGTTTTAACTCGAAAAGTATCGACAAAAGAACCAGGGTTGGACCAAAGGTTCCTACTATCGACCTTGTGCTCCATGACCAACATGTTATATGGAGGATTTACGGAtcgaactctgtggttgaagctACACCAGGAGTTTCTTGCTTAGCCTTTGTTGACGGAGGACTCAACACTCGAGCTGCAATTGTTATTGGGGCTTACCAAATGGAGAATAATCTTATACTGTTTGACATGGCAAGATCAAGGCTGGGATTCAGCTCTTCCCTGCTGTTTTTTAAGACTTCTTGTAATAACTTAATTTCACTGCTATTCCATAAAGAGAATGATTTTGTTTTAGCCCATTGCATATATTAGCTTGTGCTTGCTAGTAGTTGATCTTTAGCTGGTATTATGTTATacaactataaaaaaatatacaaggACCCTATCCGGGATCCGACTTAAGATCTAACCTGATTATTCAACCTAAAATACCTATAGTTTAAATAACTTCAGGCACTTCATTTGAGGGGCTTCTTCTCTATTTTCTAGGTCAGAACAACATCCCCTCAATTTTTGACTCTTGATTTTGA
It includes:
- the LOC107887708 gene encoding gamma conglutin 1, with product MPSLLNLFLVPFMASSSLYFLLIFLSISSFTLLSQSQTSSKLNKLVLPIHQDNKTNLYVANIYKRTPLLQIPFVVDLNGRLLWVTCEQNYLSSTYRAPRCYSTQCARANTHYCHTCFSKARPGCHNNTCGLMSVNPVTGLTAMSELAQDVLSIYSTQGSNPGPLVKIPRFLFTCAPSLLLQPVLPGNVQGIAGLGHSPISLPTQLASHFGYAGFAPTFALCLAPNGVIFFGDSPYYMLPGIDISLPLGYTPLIISPLGEYYIEVKSIKINNKDVPLNTTLLSIDRRGIGGTKLSTINPYTILEHSIFKSVTEFFTKELSGIPLVKPVEPFEVCFNSKSIDKRTRVGPKVPTIDLVLHDQHVIWRIYGSNSVVEATPGVSCLAFVDGGLNTRAAIVIGAYQMENNLILFDMARSRLGFSSSLLFFKTSCNNLISLLFHKENDFVLAHCIY